Part of the Deinococcus aestuarii genome, CGACGAGGGAGAACGCTTGGTGGCCATCCTGCGCTGAAGGCGCAACAGCGTTCCCTGTTGGTCCACACCCAAAGTCCTGTCGCCTGACGAGCTCGACCGTGATGGCCTCCCTTGCTGGCACCCGCGCCAACCACTCTCCCCTCAGGTGCGGTGCTCGGCCGTGAGCCAGCGCTGGCCCAGGCTGTTAAAGAGGTCGATCAGTTCTCCGAACCCGCCCGGCTTGAGCACATACTCGTCGGCCCCGGCGGCGGCACAGGCAGCCCGGTCTTGTGGCTCGTCTGACGTGGTGAAAATCACCACCGGCACGTGCCGCCACGCCGGATTCGCCCTCACCGCCGTCAGCACCTCCTGCCCACCGACGCCTGGCAGGTTCAGGTCCAGCAGGATCAGGTTCGGGCAGGGACCCGGCTGCCGCAACAGGTCCAGCGCCTCGGTCCCATCCCGGGCCACGCTGACCTCACACCCCACCTGACTCAAGGCCAGGGCGGCGCGCGCCAACTCGACGTCGTTCGGCTGGTCCTCGACGATCAGCAGGTGCCCGGGCATATCCACCTCTTCCTCGAACAGGCTTCCCATCCCGCCCCCCCAGCCCGTGGCGCGGAGGTGCCATTGACTGACCGACCTTGACCGCCGGGGATCGCCCGGCCACACGCTCGCTTCGCTGACCTTCTTCGGGAAGGCACAGTCGCTCTCATCCTCCCGCTCCGACCGCCGTCTCAGGAGACCTGGATGCGCATGGTGAGCCCCCCGCCCCCCTGCTCCTCGACGTTGTCGTTGGTGGTGTGGTGCGGGATGTGGCAGTGGATCAGCCAAGTGCCCTTCTCCCGCGCCTGCCAGATCACGTCATAGCGCTGCCCGGGGCCGACGTTCACCGTGTCTGCGAGGTAGCGCGCGCTTTCCTTCAAGGTCTCCCCGTCGCGCGCCACGACCTCGAAGGGGCCGCCGTGCACATGCATGGGGTGCACGAAGTTGTTGTTGCTGCCGACAAAGCGCAGCCTCACCGTCTGGCCGACCTTCATGGGGATGGTGTCCGTTTCCGGGTACGCCTTGCCGTTGATGGTGAAGAAGTTGGGCAGCGCGCCCTCCATGATCATCGCCGGGAAGGTGTAGCCCTCGCGCTGGAGCCACTCCTGGAGTTGCACCGTGGAGTCGAGGTCCGCCTTCGGCTCGCCCGCCGCGCTTCTCTGCTTCACGAGCAGCGCCCCGTACAGGCCCAGGCCCTGCTGCCGGTCGGGGTTCTTGTGCGAGTGGTAGAAGTACGTCCCCGCCTGCCGCACGGTGAACTCGTACGTGAAGGTCTCGCCGGGCGCGATGGGCTGCTGGGTCACGTCCGCCGGGCCGTCCATGCTGTTCGGCACGATCAGGCCGTGCCAGTGGATCGTCGTGCTCTCCGGCAGGCTGTTCTTCACGTTGATCCGCACCCGGTCCCCCTGGGTGAGCTGGAGGCGCGGTCCCGGCACCTGGCGGTTCACGGCGTAGGCCGCCACCTGCACGTTCGGCAGGATGTTCCAGCGGATCAGCGAGGTCTCGAAGTTGAACACCTTCACCCCGCCCACCACCTGCGGCGTGAGGGTCCGGTCTCCCCGGGCGTTCGCGGGGGCCGTGAACCGGACCTGGGTAAGGTCCACCGCGGCCATGTCCCGCATCGCC contains:
- a CDS encoding response regulator; the encoded protein is MGSLFEEEVDMPGHLLIVEDQPNDVELARAALALSQVGCEVSVARDGTEALDLLRQPGPCPNLILLDLNLPGVGGQEVLTAVRANPAWRHVPVVIFTTSDEPQDRAACAAAGADEYVLKPGGFGELIDLFNSLGQRWLTAEHRT
- a CDS encoding multicopper oxidase domain-containing protein, with product MTPKVSRPQIAAVTILSVLALAAGVGLAAAFGDLSMSAREMNMPGQNMPGMDMSGNTSGMPGMPGMNMGGGNANTGPAAQTPTPVGELPATPLQTPTRMGDLVMPPGMIMTKTMNMEAMRDMAAVDLTQVRFTAPANARGDRTLTPQVVGGVKVFNFETSLIRWNILPNVQVAAYAVNRQVPGPRLQLTQGDRVRINVKNSLPESTTIHWHGLIVPNSMDGPADVTQQPIAPGETFTYEFTVRQAGTYFYHSHKNPDRQQGLGLYGALLVKQRSAAGEPKADLDSTVQLQEWLQREGYTFPAMIMEGALPNFFTINGKAYPETDTIPMKVGQTVRLRFVGSNNNFVHPMHVHGGPFEVVARDGETLKESARYLADTVNVGPGQRYDVIWQAREKGTWLIHCHIPHHTTNDNVEEQGGGGLTMRIQVS